From the genome of Candidatus Nitrosocosmicus oleophilus, one region includes:
- a CDS encoding FAD-binding protein, with the protein MTKNDNLDSTHALDVLVIGGGSAGLRAAIEAHDAGANVLIISKSKSGNPHTVLARGGINAALGTMDPEDNWMIHAADTLKEGEFLADYRRVEILCKSAPDAINELVNWGARFHREKEDGRLTQRFFGAHTYRRTVFYEDWTGDEIVRVLMNQVDQRRIKIMDDIYITQLLVKSDKKEDDPLSKEINGAIGIDLNKRQIILFECKSAILATGGYTRVYSTSSSRIFENYGEGISLAYRSGVELVDMEMVQFHPTGMVWPDKASGTLATEAIRGEGGILLNSSNERFMKNYYPQRMELGPRDVVARAIYNEILEGRGTKHGGVWLDATHLSKEKILDRLPTMYEQFKSINGIDISKEKMEVGPTAHYSMGGIVVDDKCRTKVKGLFAAGEAISQIHGANRLGGNSLLDTMVFGKIAGREASRLAKETKDEISLTINSLSPPLSLNENTSKEFKDEIFMVKEPLVFRNKIQDLMEQYAGIIRDSAKLQKGLKNLLELKEAFYSKDHIVRDIRFDDDKDNIENIILTLEVKSSLIVCEAIMRSALMRQESRGAHYRSDFPNIDNEKWMKNIYCKKNGESEMILSTGEVKVIEGPLKDLLKSHSKPEHHREFE; encoded by the coding sequence TTGACCAAAAATGATAATCTTGATTCCACTCACGCACTAGATGTCTTAGTTATAGGTGGCGGTTCTGCAGGTCTTAGGGCCGCTATTGAAGCCCACGATGCCGGTGCAAATGTCCTTATAATTAGCAAGAGTAAGAGTGGAAATCCTCATACAGTATTGGCCAGGGGAGGTATTAATGCTGCATTAGGAACTATGGACCCTGAAGATAATTGGATGATACATGCTGCCGATACTTTAAAAGAAGGCGAATTTCTTGCAGATTATAGAAGAGTCGAAATTCTTTGTAAGAGCGCTCCAGATGCTATTAATGAGCTAGTCAACTGGGGTGCTAGATTCCATAGAGAGAAAGAAGATGGAAGATTAACTCAACGATTTTTTGGTGCTCATACATACAGAAGAACAGTTTTTTATGAAGATTGGACTGGCGATGAAATTGTACGTGTATTAATGAATCAAGTTGATCAAAGGAGAATCAAAATCATGGATGATATTTACATCACACAATTACTAGTAAAGTCAGACAAAAAAGAAGACGATCCACTTTCAAAGGAAATCAATGGAGCAATTGGAATTGATCTAAACAAAAGGCAAATTATATTATTTGAATGCAAATCTGCTATTCTTGCTACAGGTGGATACACTAGAGTTTATTCGACAAGCAGTTCTAGAATTTTTGAAAACTATGGTGAGGGCATTTCCTTAGCTTATCGATCAGGTGTAGAACTAGTAGATATGGAAATGGTGCAGTTTCATCCGACTGGAATGGTTTGGCCTGATAAAGCTTCAGGAACTCTAGCCACTGAGGCTATACGAGGTGAAGGAGGGATATTGTTAAATTCGTCAAATGAAAGGTTCATGAAAAATTACTATCCCCAAAGAATGGAACTTGGACCACGTGATGTTGTAGCCCGTGCTATTTATAATGAAATTCTTGAGGGTAGAGGTACAAAACATGGAGGAGTATGGTTGGATGCGACTCATCTTTCGAAGGAGAAAATTTTAGATCGACTCCCTACCATGTATGAACAGTTCAAAAGTATTAATGGAATAGACATATCCAAAGAGAAAATGGAAGTTGGCCCTACTGCACATTATTCGATGGGTGGCATAGTAGTAGATGACAAATGTAGAACAAAAGTCAAGGGTCTGTTTGCAGCCGGAGAAGCAATAAGTCAAATTCATGGGGCTAATCGATTAGGCGGAAATAGTTTACTGGATACCATGGTTTTTGGTAAAATTGCAGGCAGAGAAGCATCTAGATTAGCAAAAGAGACAAAAGATGAAATTTCGCTCACGATTAATTCTTTATCACCACCTTTAAGCTTGAATGAAAATACATCAAAGGAATTCAAAGACGAAATCTTTATGGTTAAAGAACCACTGGTCTTTCGCAATAAAATACAAGATTTAATGGAGCAGTATGCTGGAATAATAAGAGATAGCGCAAAGTTACAAAAAGGATTAAAGAATCTGTTGGAATTAAAAGAGGCATTTTACTCTAAAGACCATATTGTAAGGGATATTCGATTTGATGATGATAAAGATAATATTGAAAATATCATTTTAACTTTAGAAGTAAAATCTTCTTTAATCGTTTGTGAGGCCATAATGAGGAGTGCATTGATGCGACAAGAATCTAGAGGTGCTCATTATAGATCTGACTTTCCAAATATAGATAATGAAAAATGGATGAAAAACATTTATTGTAAAAAAAATGGAGAGTCAGAAATGATATTGTCTACAGGTGAAGTCAAGGTAATCGAAGGACCGTTAAAAGATCTGCTCAAATCTCATTCCAAACCAGAACACCATCGTGAATTTGAATAA
- a CDS encoding thiamine pyrophosphate-dependent enzyme, which produces MTEYENMRTADIIAEALLDWNVDVIFGLPGDGINGFIEALRLRQNKIRFILVRHEESAAFMACAYAKYTGRLGVCVATSGPGAIHLLNGLYDAKADNTPVLAITGTTYSDLMNSNYQQDVNLLQLFSDVTVYNSMITVPEQAEMTVDIACRTALAQRGVSHLTIPIDVQEKKLSGKYSRHNVAYHTSDVHITETSPNHALIEKASKILNSGSKVVILAGQGALQSGEEVIAVAERLGAPVVKALLGKAVIPDDNVYSLGGIGLLGTEPSSDAMSEADTLFMIGTSFPYTDYLPKPGQARGIQIDIKAEKIGLRYPVEIGLIGDSKTILSELLPLLVQKKNLEFLKSKQQAMKNWNRLLRERSSRTDNPIKPQAIAMMVSEELEENAIISVDCGTNTSWAARYIDIRKGMKFSLSGTLSSMGNGLPYAIAAQIAFPGRQSVAFVGDGGLTMLMGEFATAVQYDLPIKVIVIKNNTLGMIRWEQMGFLGNPEYGVEFTPIDFAKFAEACGGKGYSIKKASEAASIIHKAMKENKPTLIEAYVDPFEPPMPPNVGMDYVNNLAQSFAKGQPYAKRIGLTLFRNKVHEVLKNYHTHS; this is translated from the coding sequence ATGACTGAATATGAGAACATGCGTACAGCGGATATCATCGCCGAAGCATTACTTGATTGGAATGTAGATGTCATTTTTGGGTTACCGGGTGATGGAATAAATGGATTTATTGAGGCATTAAGACTGAGACAGAATAAAATCAGATTCATCCTCGTAAGACATGAAGAATCTGCAGCATTTATGGCTTGTGCTTATGCCAAATATACCGGCAGGTTAGGTGTCTGCGTGGCTACTTCAGGGCCTGGAGCAATCCATCTTTTAAATGGACTATATGACGCCAAGGCGGATAATACTCCTGTTCTTGCAATTACAGGTACTACATACTCGGATCTGATGAATTCTAATTATCAGCAAGATGTTAATTTGTTGCAATTATTTTCAGATGTTACAGTTTACAATAGTATGATTACTGTTCCTGAGCAAGCAGAAATGACTGTAGATATTGCATGTAGAACTGCATTAGCACAGAGAGGGGTAAGCCACCTAACTATTCCTATCGACGTCCAAGAAAAAAAGCTAAGTGGCAAATATTCTAGACATAATGTGGCTTATCATACATCAGATGTACATATTACAGAAACATCCCCAAACCATGCATTAATAGAAAAAGCATCTAAAATTCTTAATTCAGGGAGCAAGGTTGTTATATTAGCTGGACAGGGAGCTCTTCAATCAGGAGAAGAAGTTATTGCAGTCGCAGAAAGATTAGGTGCACCAGTTGTCAAAGCTCTTTTAGGTAAAGCGGTAATTCCTGACGACAACGTCTACAGTTTGGGCGGTATTGGTTTACTAGGCACTGAACCATCGAGTGATGCAATGAGTGAAGCGGACACTCTCTTTATGATCGGGACGTCATTTCCATATACAGATTATTTACCAAAACCAGGTCAAGCAAGGGGGATTCAAATAGATATAAAAGCCGAAAAGATTGGTCTACGATATCCAGTTGAAATTGGTTTGATAGGTGATTCAAAGACAATACTTTCTGAATTGCTTCCATTGTTGGTTCAAAAGAAAAATCTAGAATTTCTAAAATCAAAGCAGCAAGCAATGAAAAACTGGAATAGATTATTGAGAGAACGAAGCAGTAGAACCGATAATCCTATTAAGCCACAAGCTATTGCAATGATGGTCTCTGAGGAATTAGAGGAAAACGCAATTATTTCTGTGGACTGTGGCACCAACACATCCTGGGCCGCTCGTTATATAGACATACGAAAAGGGATGAAATTTTCCCTCTCAGGGACTTTATCTAGTATGGGAAATGGTTTACCTTATGCAATTGCAGCACAGATTGCTTTTCCAGGAAGACAATCTGTCGCATTTGTTGGCGATGGTGGCTTGACTATGTTAATGGGTGAATTTGCCACTGCTGTTCAGTATGATCTTCCAATAAAGGTCATTGTTATAAAAAATAATACTCTAGGAATGATTAGGTGGGAACAGATGGGTTTTCTTGGAAATCCCGAATATGGGGTAGAGTTTACTCCAATTGATTTTGCAAAGTTTGCTGAAGCATGTGGAGGTAAAGGCTATTCAATAAAAAAAGCATCTGAAGCAGCATCTATTATCCACAAGGCTATGAAGGAGAATAAACCAACATTAATTGAAGCATATGTTGATCCTTTCGAACCTCCTATGCCTCCAAATGTTGGAATGGATTATGTAAATAATTTAGCCCAATCATTCGCAAAGGGACAACCATATGCCAAAAGAATTGGATTAACGTTATTCAGAAACAAGGTGCATGAAGTACTAAAAAATTATCATACTCATTCATAA
- a CDS encoding CDGSH iron-sulfur domain-containing protein: MTKVELKCTENGPIMVMVDGKTFTVLCRCGGSKNKPYCDGTHARIGFKAESREIQIL; encoded by the coding sequence ATGACTAAAGTCGAACTCAAATGTACAGAAAATGGACCCATTATGGTAATGGTAGATGGTAAAACCTTTACAGTGTTATGCAGATGCGGTGGTTCTAAGAATAAACCATATTGTGATGGTACGCATGCAAGGATAGGTTTCAAGGCAGAATCTAGAGAAATTCAGATTTTATAA
- a CDS encoding hemerythrin domain-containing protein encodes MVYKINFNKSIPDMISRLKQEHIEFGLSLNNITRYNKESNITKAIEAIHEMSESIIKHAVEEEARLMRVIMHNAKEESADSIKIMQEHNWVVNFLKHTIPDIENNFYQQSKQDMQYRQKVQNEINEFATKLSNHFSEEEQIVFPLTLKADMQI; translated from the coding sequence ATGGTTTATAAAATCAATTTTAATAAATCCATCCCCGATATGATTAGTAGATTAAAACAAGAACATATAGAATTTGGATTATCTTTAAACAATATAACTAGATATAATAAAGAGAGTAACATTACAAAAGCAATTGAAGCTATACATGAGATGAGCGAATCGATAATCAAACACGCTGTTGAAGAAGAAGCAAGGTTAATGCGAGTAATAATGCATAACGCGAAAGAAGAATCCGCCGATTCTATTAAAATAATGCAGGAGCATAATTGGGTTGTAAATTTTCTAAAACATACAATACCAGATATAGAAAATAATTTTTACCAACAAAGTAAACAGGATATGCAATATCGACAAAAAGTTCAGAATGAAATTAATGAATTTGCTACAAAACTGAGCAATCACTTTTCTGAAGAAGAACAAATCGTTTTTCCTCTTACGTTAAAAGCAGATATGCAGATATGA
- a CDS encoding ATP cone domain-containing protein: MTENSKDQSLSELTVEKRSGNIEKFDEEKLVRGISRAGTPFLIAKDISKSLVHKLAENPPIDNFIYSSKIREYVTQELKKRNQNTIAESYAGYSKNNVTSIKEQLKNNKYDSKVSQTKNTQSKQFEKDRKRFAKDKDNAL, from the coding sequence ATGACGGAAAATTCGAAAGATCAGTCATTGTCAGAATTAACTGTAGAAAAACGGAGTGGGAATATTGAAAAATTCGATGAGGAAAAGCTTGTAAGAGGAATTAGTAGAGCTGGTACACCATTTTTGATTGCTAAAGATATTTCTAAATCGCTAGTACATAAATTGGCCGAGAATCCTCCTATTGACAATTTCATTTACTCTAGTAAAATTAGAGAATATGTTACACAAGAACTAAAGAAAAGAAATCAAAATACAATAGCTGAATCATATGCAGGCTATAGTAAAAATAATGTAACCTCAATTAAAGAACAACTTAAAAATAATAAATACGATTCAAAAGTTTCACAAACAAAAAACACTCAATCAAAACAGTTTGAAAAAGACAGAAAACGGTTTGCAAAAGACAAGGATAACGCCTTATAG
- a CDS encoding flavin reductase family protein: protein MVKGASLSSECKLFKEVTFWDHVMLIGEIIYAIYNSEKEALIYINGKYWSLHSIEKPNEDTRQSIKDILEKHSTLLSIMMNFSKINHLRS from the coding sequence ATGGTGAAAGGGGCTTCATTAAGTTCTGAATGTAAGTTATTCAAAGAGGTCACTTTTTGGGATCATGTAATGCTAATTGGAGAGATAATATATGCAATATATAATTCTGAGAAAGAAGCGTTAATATACATTAATGGAAAATATTGGTCCCTACATTCCATAGAAAAGCCTAATGAGGATACACGTCAAAGTATAAAAGATATTTTAGAGAAACATAGTACACTCCTATCAATAATGATGAATTTTAGTAAAATCAATCATTTAAGATCTTAA
- a CDS encoding MarC family protein, with translation MFDDLLRTTISLFAVINPIGTIPLFASMIQKMQKVDRDRVLKATVITASALVMNFTVAGTQ, from the coding sequence ATTTTTGATGATCTTTTAAGGACCACTATATCCCTTTTTGCCGTAATTAACCCTATCGGTACTATACCTTTATTTGCCAGTATGATTCAAAAAATGCAAAAAGTCGATCGGGATAGGGTATTAAAAGCAACTGTTATTACAGCAAGTGCTTTAGTGATGAACTTTACAGTTGCAGGGACACAATGA
- a CDS encoding 4Fe-4S dicluster domain-containing protein has translation MPIDPEFPKNHQIIGKHKNADGRYHFVWGPGRTDAESSENADVQEAYKQRNEEYVGLGVHGTFVALDWDSCIADGACIEACPVQVYQWYRSEQDVPAIEMTNATSEGIGEDRNRDGRKDFTDKSDPIRERDCIWCMACVTVCPTQSIKVDEANLQVHDEMSKSLGET, from the coding sequence ATGCCAATAGATCCAGAATTTCCAAAGAATCACCAAATTATAGGAAAACACAAAAACGCAGATGGGAGATATCATTTTGTTTGGGGCCCAGGAAGAACTGATGCTGAATCCTCTGAAAATGCAGATGTTCAAGAGGCTTATAAGCAAAGAAATGAAGAATATGTAGGTCTAGGAGTGCATGGAACTTTTGTAGCATTAGACTGGGATTCGTGTATCGCTGATGGAGCTTGTATAGAAGCATGTCCTGTTCAGGTATATCAATGGTATAGATCAGAACAAGATGTTCCTGCAATAGAGATGACCAATGCAACAAGTGAAGGAATAGGTGAGGATCGCAATAGAGATGGCAGAAAAGATTTTACAGATAAATCAGACCCAATAAGAGAACGCGACTGCATTTGGTGTATGGCATGTGTAACAGTATGTCCTACTCAATCAATAAAAGTTGATGAAGCAAATTTACAGGTTCATGACGAAATGTCAAAGTCTTTGGGTGAAACATGA
- a CDS encoding NAD(P)-dependent malic enzyme, whose amino-acid sequence MSLEEDAISLHRTLKGKIEIHNTIAINKSFKGKNDVLDLIYTPGVAYVARDISKDKKLAFDYTSKWNNVAIVCDGTRVLGLGNVGPEAAIPVMEGKSVLFKVLGGVNAFPLCIDTKDKEEIIKLVKSIQPIFGAINIEDIESPKVLEIVERLQKELTIPVFHDDQHGTAIIALAGLLNALKLVQKKIDKIRVVIAGAGSAGYGIFRILTEAGCKDIVVTDSIGALYENRIAGIENPYKREISKKSNPMKLNGSLIEVIKGADVFIGVSGKGKLINRDMIQTMNSDPIVFGLSNPDPEILPPDALEAGAKVVATGRSDFANQINNAVVFPSILRALLDLRINTLSQGMLVAVATAIANILDNKQLKLDYIIPKVDDPRIIHIVTDTLRNAIQSHIENKAKTIT is encoded by the coding sequence ATGAGCCTAGAAGAAGATGCAATAAGCCTCCATCGAACACTAAAGGGAAAAATCGAAATTCACAATACAATTGCCATAAATAAATCTTTTAAAGGCAAGAACGATGTACTTGACCTTATTTATACTCCTGGTGTGGCATATGTAGCCAGAGACATAAGTAAAGATAAAAAATTAGCATTTGATTATACGTCAAAATGGAACAATGTCGCCATTGTTTGTGACGGGACCCGAGTATTGGGATTAGGAAATGTTGGTCCAGAAGCGGCAATTCCAGTCATGGAAGGAAAATCAGTATTGTTCAAAGTTTTAGGTGGTGTGAATGCTTTTCCTTTGTGTATCGACACCAAAGATAAGGAGGAGATAATTAAATTAGTAAAATCCATTCAACCAATTTTTGGTGCTATAAATATAGAGGACATTGAATCACCCAAAGTACTGGAGATTGTAGAAAGACTACAGAAAGAACTTACGATACCGGTCTTCCATGACGATCAACATGGTACAGCAATAATCGCTTTAGCAGGATTATTAAATGCACTTAAACTAGTACAAAAGAAAATAGACAAAATAAGAGTGGTAATTGCAGGAGCAGGTTCAGCCGGATATGGAATATTCAGAATACTGACAGAAGCAGGATGCAAGGATATTGTCGTAACTGACAGCATTGGAGCATTATATGAAAATCGGATTGCGGGTATAGAAAATCCATATAAAAGAGAGATATCAAAGAAATCGAATCCTATGAAATTAAATGGGAGTCTTATCGAGGTTATAAAAGGGGCAGACGTATTCATAGGGGTGTCTGGAAAGGGTAAATTGATAAATAGAGATATGATACAAACAATGAATTCAGACCCAATTGTTTTTGGTTTAAGTAATCCTGATCCTGAAATTCTACCTCCTGATGCTTTAGAAGCAGGTGCTAAAGTTGTTGCTACTGGTAGATCAGATTTCGCAAATCAAATAAACAATGCAGTAGTTTTCCCATCAATACTGCGCGCTCTTTTGGATCTTAGAATCAATACTTTAAGTCAAGGTATGCTGGTAGCCGTTGCTACAGCCATAGCAAATATACTCGATAATAAACAGTTAAAATTGGATTATATAATACCGAAAGTTGACGATCCTCGGATTATTCATATCGTTACTGATACATTAAGAAATGCAATACAAAGTCATATAGAAAATAAGGCTAAAACTATAACATAA